A window of Zingiber officinale cultivar Zhangliang chromosome 5A, Zo_v1.1, whole genome shotgun sequence contains these coding sequences:
- the LOC121982035 gene encoding DEAD-box ATP-dependent RNA helicase 3, chloroplastic-like: MAAAAASTSTISVSALYLSSSLTCSSPSGAGRILKIPASRGLAFSWLSATSRAPRASPLFVPASVASPNSVLSEEAFKGFRGLPKSPLEEGEEEEEYASDSYNSEEEEEGFAAEVDQDELAVSKLGLPQQLVSILEKRGITNLFPIQRAVLIPVLEGRDLIARAKTGTGKTLAFGIPIIKRLTEDDEAEGRKRSRLLGRLPRVLVLAPTRELAKQVEKEIKESAPYLSTVCVYGGVAYNIQKNSLSRGVDVVVGTPGRIIDLINDDSLRLGEVQYLVLDEADQMLAVGFEEDVEVILQKLPPQRQNMLFSATMPGWVKKLSRRYLNNPLTIDLVGDQDEKLAEGIKLYAISTTATSKRTILSDLITVYAKGGKTIVFTQTKRDADEVSMALSNSIASEALHGDISQHQRERTLGGFRQGKFTVLVATDVAARGLDIPNVDLIIHYELPNDPETFVHRSGRTGRAGKEGNAILMFTSSQRRTVKSLERDVGCRFEFVSPPSMQEVLESSAEQVVATLRGVHADSIQYFLPTAQRLTDEQGTHALAAALAHLSGFSQPPSSRSLISHEQGWVTLQLTREPGYSRGYFSARSVTGFLSDVYPDAADEVGKICMIADEKVQGAVFDLPEEIAKELLTKQLPPGNSLVKITKLPILQDDGPATDFYGRFSNRERSYRGGGSRERSQRVSRSWGGRNYDSDDSYGRGGRISDDSYGWGGRASRTDSSWSRNTKPRRDSEDDWLIGGRRSSRTPSFGNRERGFAGACFNCGRSGHRASECPNNK, encoded by the exons atggcCGCTGCCGCCGCTTCCACCTCCACCATCAGCGTGTCTGCTCTCTACCTCTCCTCTTCCCTCACCTGCTCTTCCCCTTCAGGCGCTGGCCGCATCCTCAAGATCCCGGCATCCCGGGGCCTCGCTTTTTCCTGGCTCTCCGCCACTTCGAGAGCTCCTCGCGCTTCCCCACTCTTCGTCCCCGCCTCGGTCGCCTCTCCCAACTCCGTCCTCAGTGAAGAGGCCTTCAAGGGCTTCCGTGGCCTCCCCAAGTCTCCGCTTGAGGagggcgaggaggaggaggaatacGCCTCCGATTCCTACAActcagaggaggaggaagagggttTCGCTGCTGAAGTGGACCAGGATGAGCTTGCCGTTTCCAAATTGGGCCTGCCGCAGCAGCTAGTTAGTATCCTCGAGAAGCGAGGGATTACCAATCTTTTCCCTATCCAG AGGGCCGTTTTGATTCCCGTTCTTGAAGGACGAGACCTTATTGCACGGGCTAAGACTGGAACGGGAAAGACTTTGGCGTTTGGAATTCCCATAATCAAGCGGCTGACTGAGGATGATGAGGCAGAGGGGAGGAAGAGGTCAAG GCTGTTAGGTCGTCTTCCTCGGGTTCTAGTTCTTGCACCTACCAGAGAATTGGCCAAACAGGTGGAGAAGGAAATTAAAGAATCAGCACCTTATCTGAGCACTGTCTGTGTTTATGGTGGAGTAGCTTACAATATTCAGAAAAATTCACTTTCCCGTGGTGTTGATGTGGTCGTGGGAACTCCTGGTCGAATAATTGACCTTATTAATGATGATAGTCTTAGGCTTGGAGAGGTTCAATATTTGGTTCTAGATGAAGCTGATCAAATGCTTGCTGTTGGATTTGAAGAAGATGTGGAAGTAATATTGCAGAAACTTCCACCACAACGTCAAAATATGTTGTTCTCTGCAACAATGCCTGGTTGGGTTAAGAAGTTGTCTAGGAGATACCTAAACAACCCTCTGACAATTGATTTG GTTGGAGACCAAGATGAGAAACTAGCAGAAGGCATTAAACTTTATGCCATATCAACAACTGCAACTTCAAAGCGCACTATTCTGAGTGACTTGATTAcg GTTTATGCCAAGGGTGGGAAAACAATTGTTTTTACTCAGACAAAGCGTGATGCTGATGAAGTATCCATGGCCTTGAGTAATAGTATTGCTTCTGAGGCACTGCATGGGGATATATCTCAACATCAACGAGAAAGAACCTTGGGTGGATTTCGTCAAGGGAAATTCACTGTGCTGGTTGCAACTGATGTTGCTGCTCGGGGACTAGACATACCGAATGTTGATTTG ATTATTCATTATGAACTACCAAATGATCCAGAGACATTTGTGCATCGTTCTGGTCGTACTGGACGTGCTGGAAAAGAAGGCAATGCCATCTTGATGTTTACTAGTAGCCAGCGGAGAACAGTTAAATCTCTTGAACGTGATGTGGGATGCAGGTTCGAGTTTGTAAGCCCACCTTCAATGCAAGAGGTATTGGAATCATCTGCTGAGCAAGTGGTTGCTACTCTGCGAGGTGTTCACGCAGATTCAATCCAATATTTCCTTCCAACTGCTCAAAggttgactgatgaacaaggaACACATGCTCTTGCTGCTGCTTTGGCACATTTAAGTGGATTTTCTCAACCACCTTCATCTCGTTCTCTTATCAGTCATGAGCAG GGGTGGGTGACATTACAATTAACACGTGAACCTGGATATTCAAGAGGGTACTTCTCTGCAAGATCTGTTACTGGATTTCTTTCTGATGTATATCCTGATGCTGCTGATGAAGTGGGCAAGATATGCATGATTGCAGATGAAAAG GTTCAAGGTGCTGTTTTTGATTTACCTGAAGAGATTGCTAAAGAATTGTTAACTAAACAATTGCCTCCAGGAAATTCTCTTGTCAAGATCACCAAG CTCCCTATCCTACAAGATGATGGTCCTGCCACTGACTTCTATGGCCGATTTTCAAACCGGGAACGGAGCTATAGAGGTGGTGGTTCGCGGGAACGAAGTCAGAGGGTTTCAAGAAGTTGGGGTGGACGAAACTATGACAGTGATGATAGCTATGGACGGGGTGGGCGAATCAGTGATGATAGCTATGGATGGGGTGGCCGAGCATCCAGAACTGACAGTAGCTGGTCTCGAAACACTAAGCCACGAAGAGACAGTGAAGATGACTGGCTAATTGGTGGAAGAAGATCTAGTCGGACACCCTCATTTggcaaccgagaaag AGGATTTGCAGGGGCTTGCTTTAACTGTGGCCGGTCTGGCCACCGTGCATCAGAATGTCCAAACAATAAGTAG
- the LOC121982036 gene encoding syntaxin-81-like — protein sequence MAKSRDRTEDFREATRATALSFGYDEAKLAALLASFILRKPLEKPPFEKAAIKTLESISELEHFITKHRKDYVDLHRITEQERDNIEHEVGVFIKVCKDQIDILQNMIYNEEKNGSSKSWLNLRDDKPNADVVAHKHGVVLILSERLHSVSAQFDRLRSVRFQDAINRAMPRRKVNRVLHSAPSEQPSGFDLPNLGGQELTTTPLRVQDQILDDETRALQVELSNLLDAVQETETKMVEMSALNHLMSTHVLQQAQQIEHLYDQAVEATKNVELGNKELSQAIKRNSSSRTFLLLFLFVLTFSILFLDWYN from the exons ATGGCTAAGAGTAGGGACAGAACCGAAGATTTTAGGGAAGCTACCCGTGCGACAGCTCTCTCTTTTGGCTACGACGAG GCCAAATTGGCTGCGCTCTTGGCATCCTTCATTTTGCGCAAACCCTTGGAGAAACCTCCATTTGAAAAAGCTGCAATTAAGACG cttGAAAGTATTTCAGAATTGGAACACTTCATCACTAAGCATCGGAAAGATTATGTGGATCTGCATCGAATCACTGAACAGGAGAGGGACAACATTGAACATGAA GTAGGTGTTTTCATAAAAGTTTGCAAGGACCAGATTGATATCCTTCAGAACATGATATACAatgaagaaaagaatggaagttCAAAATCATGGCTTAACCTGAGGGATGATAAACCCAATGCAGATGTGGTTGCCCACAAGCATGGCGTG GTTTTAATTCTCAGTGAGCGGCTCCATTCAGTCAGTGCTCAGTTTGACCGGCTCAGATCTGTACGCTTCCAGGATGCTATAAACAGAGCCATGCCAAGAAGGAAGGTTAATAGAGTTCTCCACTCAGCACCTTCTGAGCAACCTTCTGGCTTTGACCTGCCGAATCTTGGAGGACAAGAGCTAACCACAACGCCTTTGAGAGTCCAAGATCAAATTCTAGATGATGAGACACGAGCTCTTCAA GTGGAACTGAGCAACCTCCTTGATGCTGTTCAAGAAACAGAAACTAAGATGGTAGAGATGTCAGCACTGAATCACCTCATGTCAACTCATGTTCTACAGCAGGCACAGCAGATTGAACATTTATACGATCAG GCAGTTGAAGCTACTAAGAACGTGGAGCTGGGTAACAAAGAGCTGTCTCAGGCCATCAAACGCAATAGCAGCAGCAGAacttttctcctcctcttcttgttTGTCCTCACTTTCTCCATCCTCTTTCTTGACTGGTACAACTga
- the LOC121982038 gene encoding uncharacterized protein LOC121982038 isoform X1: protein MAYSVHWYDLLCFALVAAALAASLSCILAGERSCKARASSIYRRLLSRDEDGGGGGGEEAGEVLGCELWISRWRPVHPAALLGVRLAAAAAMIGVFIWDLRTYDWSIMLYYTEWTFLLVIIYFLIASVISAYGCWMYGKCATENDEANAFLKEDVVVDIPVTLNATNRNKNASKSRSNYEHGYCQQKAGFWGYLMLIAYQTSAGAVVLTDIVFWGLLVPFLTDEHFKLDLLTGCMHTLNFIFLLLDTTLNSLPFPWFRMAYFVLWSCIYVIFQWILHACGFSWWPYPFLELSTSWAPLWYLCLGLLHIPCYGIYALIVSAKNSLFSRIFHHAYRRS from the exons ATGGCCTACTCCGTCCACTGGTACGATCTGCTCTGCTTCGCGCTCGTCGCCGCCGCCCTCGCGGCCTCCCTCTCCTGCATCCTCGCCGGCGAGCGCAGCTGCAAAGCTCGAGCTAGTTCCATATACCGTAGGTTGCTGTCCAGGGACGAAgacggaggcggcggcggcggagaagAGGCAGGTGAAGTATTGGGATGCGAACTGTGGATAAGCCGGTGGCGGCCGGTGCACCCCGCTGCCCTCCTCGGGGTGAGGCTGGCCGCGGCCGCCGCCATGATCGGGGTTTTCATCTGGGATCTGCGCACTTACGACTGGAGCATCATGCTGTATTACACCGA GTGGACATTTTTGTTAGTGATCATCTATTTCCTG ATTGCTAGTGTGATATCTGCTTATGGTTGTTGGATGTATGGAAAATGTGCCACTGAAAATGACGAGGCAAATGCATTCCTTAAAGAAGATGTTGTAGTAGATATACCTGTAACTTTGAatgcaacaaatagaaacaaaaatgctagCAAATCACGTAGCAACTATGAGCATGGTTATTGTCAACAAAAAGCTGGATTTTGGGGTTACCTTATGCTAATTGCTTATCAG ACTAGTGCAGGTGCTGTTGTGTTGACAGACATTGTGTTTTGGGGCCTTCTAGTACCATTTCTCACTGATGAACATTTCAAACTAGATTTG CTTACGGGGTGCATGCATACACTAAACTTtatctttcttctccttgatacTACTCTAAACAGTCTT CCTTTTCCATGGTTTCGAATGGCATATTTTGTCCTTTGGAGTTGTATCTATGTAATCTTCCAGTGGATTCTGCACGCTTGTGGATTTTCATG GTGGCCCTACCCTTTTCTTGAGCTCTCAACTTCATGGGCTCCTCTTTG GTATTTATGCTTGGGACTTCTCCACATCCCTTGTTACGGTATATACGCATTAATTGTGAGTGCGAAAAACTCActattttcaagaatttttcacCATGCATATAGAAGATCTTGA
- the LOC121982038 gene encoding uncharacterized protein LOC121982038 isoform X3, with amino-acid sequence MGGTHDWWKWMGHVNSVYLRSVNGSVVSAVSISLVAPALMAVGEAEQGLAYWLRWQVAVCLVVLAVPAAVSVSVISSGRADPLRSSDLWLSCWKKASRFWLLGFRVVSLSILCFLLWQVLLLDRVFAFYFYTQWTFLLVIIYFLTSAGAVVLTDIVFWGLLVPFLTDEHFKLDLLTGCMHTLNFIFLLLDTTLNSLPFPWFRMAYFVLWSCIYVIFQWILHACGFSWWPYPFLELSTSWAPLWYLCLGLLHIPCYGIYALIVSAKNSLFSRIFHHAYRRS; translated from the exons ATGGGTGGGACGCACGATTGGTGGAAATGGATGGGACACGTGAACTCAGTCTACTTAAGGTCCGTCAACGGGTCAGTCGTATCTGCGGTCTCGATCTCCCTCGTCGCACCTGCGCTCATGGCGGTCGGCGAGGCGGAGCAAGGCCTAGCCTACTGGCTGCGGTGGCAAGTGGCTGTATGCCTCGTGGTTCTGGCTGTCCCTGCCGCCGTGTCGGTGTCCGTGATCTCGTCGGGCAGGGCTGACCCCCTCAGATCCTCCGATCTCTGGCTCTCGTGCTGGAAGAAGGCCAGCCGCTTTTGGCTTCTAGGATTTCGAGTTGTTTCTCTATCGATCTTGTGCTTTTTGTTGTGGCAGGTGCTTCTCCTTGACCGCGTCTTCGCCTTCTATTTCTATACTCA GTGGACATTTTTGTTAGTGATCATCTATTTCCTG ACTAGTGCAGGTGCTGTTGTGTTGACAGACATTGTGTTTTGGGGCCTTCTAGTACCATTTCTCACTGATGAACATTTCAAACTAGATTTG CTTACGGGGTGCATGCATACACTAAACTTtatctttcttctccttgatacTACTCTAAACAGTCTT CCTTTTCCATGGTTTCGAATGGCATATTTTGTCCTTTGGAGTTGTATCTATGTAATCTTCCAGTGGATTCTGCACGCTTGTGGATTTTCATG GTGGCCCTACCCTTTTCTTGAGCTCTCAACTTCATGGGCTCCTCTTTG GTATTTATGCTTGGGACTTCTCCACATCCCTTGTTACGGTATATACGCATTAATTGTGAGTGCGAAAAACTCActattttcaagaatttttcacCATGCATATAGAAGATCTTGA
- the LOC121982038 gene encoding uncharacterized protein LOC121982038 isoform X2, whose translation MGGTHDWWKWMGHVNSVYLRSVNGSVVSAVSISLVAPALMAVGEAEQGLAYWLRWQVAVCLVVLAVPAAVSVSVISSGRADPLRSSDLWLSCWKKASRFWLLGFRVVSLSILCFLLWQVLLLDRVFAFYFYTQWTFLLVIIYFLIASVISAYGCWMYGKCATENDEANAFLKEDVVVDIPVTLNATNRNKNASKSRSNYEHGYCQQKAGFWGYLMLIAYQTSAGAVVLTDIVFWGLLVPFLTDEHFKLDLLTGCMHTLNFIFLLLDTTLNSLPFPWFRMAYFVLWSCIYVIFQWILHACGFSWWPYPFLELSTSWAPLWYLCLGLLHIPCYGIYALIVSAKNSLFSRIFHHAYRRS comes from the exons ATGGGTGGGACGCACGATTGGTGGAAATGGATGGGACACGTGAACTCAGTCTACTTAAGGTCCGTCAACGGGTCAGTCGTATCTGCGGTCTCGATCTCCCTCGTCGCACCTGCGCTCATGGCGGTCGGCGAGGCGGAGCAAGGCCTAGCCTACTGGCTGCGGTGGCAAGTGGCTGTATGCCTCGTGGTTCTGGCTGTCCCTGCCGCCGTGTCGGTGTCCGTGATCTCGTCGGGCAGGGCTGACCCCCTCAGATCCTCCGATCTCTGGCTCTCGTGCTGGAAGAAGGCCAGCCGCTTTTGGCTTCTAGGATTTCGAGTTGTTTCTCTATCGATCTTGTGCTTTTTGTTGTGGCAGGTGCTTCTCCTTGACCGCGTCTTCGCCTTCTATTTCTATACTCA GTGGACATTTTTGTTAGTGATCATCTATTTCCTG ATTGCTAGTGTGATATCTGCTTATGGTTGTTGGATGTATGGAAAATGTGCCACTGAAAATGACGAGGCAAATGCATTCCTTAAAGAAGATGTTGTAGTAGATATACCTGTAACTTTGAatgcaacaaatagaaacaaaaatgctagCAAATCACGTAGCAACTATGAGCATGGTTATTGTCAACAAAAAGCTGGATTTTGGGGTTACCTTATGCTAATTGCTTATCAG ACTAGTGCAGGTGCTGTTGTGTTGACAGACATTGTGTTTTGGGGCCTTCTAGTACCATTTCTCACTGATGAACATTTCAAACTAGATTTG CTTACGGGGTGCATGCATACACTAAACTTtatctttcttctccttgatacTACTCTAAACAGTCTT CCTTTTCCATGGTTTCGAATGGCATATTTTGTCCTTTGGAGTTGTATCTATGTAATCTTCCAGTGGATTCTGCACGCTTGTGGATTTTCATG GTGGCCCTACCCTTTTCTTGAGCTCTCAACTTCATGGGCTCCTCTTTG GTATTTATGCTTGGGACTTCTCCACATCCCTTGTTACGGTATATACGCATTAATTGTGAGTGCGAAAAACTCActattttcaagaatttttcacCATGCATATAGAAGATCTTGA
- the LOC121982037 gene encoding dihydrolipoyl dehydrogenase 1, mitochondrial-like has product MIFNLLLFIKQQNCFFSFSSIRRQGAREEAMAMASFARRRAGDLFRTEAMRRSSVFFRGFAAAVGDENDVVVIGGGPGGYVAAIKAAQLGLKTTCIEKRGTLGGTCLNVGCIPSKALLHSSHMYHEAKHAFPSHGVKFTQLEIDLPAMLAQKDKAVSGLTRGIEGLFKKNKVNYVKGSGKFISPSEVSVDTLDGGNTVVKGKNIIIATGSDVKSLPGITIDENKIVSSTGALSLSTVPKKLVVIGAGYIGLEMGSVWGRLGAEVTVVEFAPDIVPSMDDEVRKQFQRMLEKQKMKFMLKTKVVAVDTSADGVKLTVEPAAGGEQSTLEADVVLVSAGRIPYTAGLGLEKIGVQTDKAGRITVDKHFKTNVSGVYAIGDVIPGPMLAHKAEEDGVACVEFIAGKEGHVDYDMVPGVVYTHPEVASVGKTEEQVKSLGLAYRVGKFPFLANSRAKAIDDAEGLVKILAEKETDKILGVHIMSPNAGELVHEAVLALQYGASSEDIARTCHAHPTMSEAVKEAAMATYDKPIHI; this is encoded by the exons atgatatttaatcTCCTACTATTTATAAAGCAACAAAATtgcttcttttctttctcttctatACGGCGTCAGGGTGCGAGAGAAGAAGCGATGGCGATGGCGAGCTTCGCGAGGCGAAGGGCCGGGGATCTCTTCCGGACGGAGGCAATGCGGCGGTCCTCCGTGTTCTTCAGGGGCTTCGCGGCGGCAGTGGGCGACGAGAACGACGTGGTGGTGATCGGCGGCGGCCCTGGGGGGTACGTGGCGGCGATCAAGGCCGCGCAGTTAGGTCTTAAGACGACGTGCATCGAGAAGAGGGGAACCCTCGGAGGCACCTGCCTCAACGTTGGCTGCATCCCTTCCAAG GCTCTCCTTCATTCCTCTCATATGTACCATGAAGCTAAGCATGCATTCCCAAGTCATGGTGTTAAGTTCACTCAGCTTGAAATTGACCTACCTGCCATGTTGGCACAGAAAGATAAAGCTGTTTCTGGTCTCACTCGAGGTATTGAAGGCTTGTTCAAGAAGAATAAAGTAAACTATGTCAAAGGTTCTGGCAAATTCATTTCACCATCAGAAGTTTCTGTAGACACCCTTGATGGAGGAAACACAGTTGTCAAAGGCAAAAACATCATCATTGCCACCGGCTCTGATGTGAAATCTCTCCCTGGAATTACTATAGACGAGAACAAAATTGTTTCGTCCACTGGAGCTCTATCTTTGTCCACCGTCCCAAAGAAATTGGTGGTGATTGGTGCAGGCTACATTGGTTTGGAGATGGGATCAGTTTGGGGACGGCTCGGTGCTGAGGTCACTGTTGTTGAGTTTGCACCTGATATTGTTCCTTCCATGGATGATGAGGTAAGGAAGCAGTTTCAGCGCATGCTTGAGAAGCAGAAAATGAAATTCATGCTCAAGACAAAGGTTGTTGCGGTTGACACTTCAGCGGATGGGGTTAAGTTGACAGTTGAACCCGCAGCTGGAGGCGAACAGAGCACGCTTGAGGCAGATGTTGTTCTTGTATCTGCCGGTCGCATCCCTTATACGGCAGGTCTTGGACTAGAGAAGATCGGAGTACAAACCGATAAGGCAGGAAGGATCACAGTTGACAAGCACTTCAAGACCAATGTTTCGGGAGTATATGCCATTGGCGATGTGATACCAGGGCCTATGCTTGCCCACAAGgcagaagaagatggagttgcaTGCGTAGAGTTCATCGCAGGTAAGGAAGGTCATGTCGACTATGATATGGTCCCAGGAGTGGTGTACACACACCCTGAGGTGGCTTCAGTTGGCAAGACGGAGGAGCAAGTGAAGTCCCTGGGGTTGGCATACAGAGTTGGCAAGTTCCCATTCTTGGCCAACAGCCGCGCCAAGGCTATTGACGACGCGGAGGGGTTAGTGAAGATATTAGCTGAGAAAGAGACTGACAAGATCCTCGGCGTCCACATAATGTCACCCAATGCCGGGGAGCTCGTCCACGAAGCTGTTCTGGCTCTCCAATATGGAGCCTCGAGTGAAGACATTGCTAGAACATGTCATGCGCACCCGACTATGAGTGAGGCTGTGAAGGAAGCTGCCATGGCTACATACGACAAGCCTATTCACATATGA
- the LOC121982039 gene encoding tetratricopeptide repeat protein 1-like: MVVIEQESETQKVPANASPGEDPAQGENGSDEESFEDALTDEQLREKALKQANDAKEEGNKLFRVGQYEDALLQYEIALQIASELPSSADVCSMSHGNRAACFMKLNRYKDAVTECTKALELDPSYVKALVRRSEAHEKLENYEEAIADLKKVCELDPTNNQARNSIRRLEPIAAEKREKMKEEMIGKLKEMGNSLLGRFGMSLDNFKAVKDPKTGAHSISFQQ, from the exons ATGGTTGTGATCGAGCAAGAATCTGAGACCCAGAAAGTCCCTGCCAACGCCTCGCCTGGCGAGGATCCGGCGCAAGGGGAAAACGGCAGCGATGAGGAGTCCTTTGAGGACGCCCTTACGGATGAGCAGTTGAGGGAG AAAGCTCTTAAGCAAGCAAATGATGCAAAGGAAGAAGGGAACAAACTCTTTAGGGTTGGGCAATATGAGGATGCACTCTTGCAGTATGAGATTGCTTTGCAAATTGCTTCTGAGCTACCTTCATCTGCAGATGTTTGCTCTATGTCTCATGGAAACCGAGCAGCATGTTTCATGAAATTG AACCGATACAAGGATGCTGTAACAGAGTGCACAAAGGCACTTGAACTGGATCCATCATATGTAAAGGCACTAGTTAGAAGATCAGAGGCTCATGAAAAACTCGAAAACTATGAGGAGGCCATTGCTG ATTTGAAAAAGGTATGTGAATTGGATCCTACAAATAACCAAGCTAGAAATAGTATAAGGCGGTTAGAACCAATTGCTGCAGAGAAAAGGGAGAAAATGAAAGAAGAAATGATAG GAAAGTTGAAAGAGATGGGAAATTCTTTGCTGGGTCGTTTTGGGATGAGTCTGGACAACTTCAAAGCTGTTAAAGATCCAAAAACCGGTGCCCATTCCATCTCTTTTCAGCAGTAG